The genomic DNA CGACGCCACCAACACGATCAGCTACGTCGTCAAGGACCCGGCCTCGACGTCCTGCGCGATCATCGACAGCGTCATGGACATCGATTACTTCGCCGGCCGCATCACCTATGACCACGCGGACCGGATGATCGCCTTCGTGCGCGAACACGGTCTGACGCTGGAATGGCTGATCGAGACGCATGTCCATGCCGATCACCTGTCCGCCGCGCCCTATATTCAGAACGCTCTGGGCGGCAAGATCGGGATCGGCGACAAGATCATGGTCGTGCAGGAAACCTTCGGCAAGATCTTCAACGAAGGCACCGAGTTCCAGCGCGACGGGTCACAGTTCGACGCGCTGTTCAAGGATGGCGACACCTATCAGATCGGCGCGATGCAGGCTTTTGCGATCTACACGCCCGGCCACACGCCCGCCTGCATGGTGCATGTGATCGGCAACGCAGCCTTCGTCGGCGACACGCTGTTCATGCCGGACGGCGGATCGGCGCGCGCCGATTTCCCGGGCGGCGACGCGGCGACGCTGTATGACAGCATCCAGCGGGTGTTGACGCTGCCCGACGACATGCGCCTGTTCATGTGCCACGACTACGGACCGAACGGCCGCGATATCGCGTGGGAAACCACCGTGGGCGAGGAAAAGGCCCACAACATCCACGTCGGCAACGGTGCGACGAAGGCAGACTTCGTCAAGTTCCGCACGGAACGCGACGCGACCCTGGCTGTGCCGAAACTGATCCTGCCGTCGCTGCA from Loktanella sp. M215 includes the following:
- a CDS encoding MBL fold metallo-hydrolase, whose translation is MTDFPVDMTTAPEVTAFFDDATNTISYVVKDPASTSCAIIDSVMDIDYFAGRITYDHADRMIAFVREHGLTLEWLIETHVHADHLSAAPYIQNALGGKIGIGDKIMVVQETFGKIFNEGTEFQRDGSQFDALFKDGDTYQIGAMQAFAIYTPGHTPACMVHVIGNAAFVGDTLFMPDGGSARADFPGGDAATLYDSIQRVLTLPDDMRLFMCHDYGPNGRDIAWETTVGEEKAHNIHVGNGATKADFVKFRTERDATLAVPKLILPSLQVNMRAGVLPRDKDGNLMLKVPVNGL